From the Asterias amurensis chromosome 1, ASM3211899v1 genome, the window CACCCAGCACTCATATATTGTCCTGctcagcacagatttcccccccATTGCACAACAGCAACGATGGCCCCttatctaaacatgaataattttgttgatctgcTCACCCCTGGTAGATTTAGAGCCCACCCCTAAAATTAGTCTAGCTTCAACAATGCTGAGCAGTCCCGTTTTTTTGATTTAAGTTTGGGAGGCCAAGTTATCAGAGTATGGGATAGAATCCTTGTCATTTGCTTTATGCAACTTGTTCCACTGAGTATCATTACTACGGGTGCGTTGGATAAGCTTCCCTGGtggaccccgcagtgctcactcgggtgagcccctgacaagagctaaacgaacgatcacactcgccctctcgtggtgacagcatgcacctcaggtcagccccaagtgtcccactccacaagcagggcacttggggctgacccgggtgagcccctggaatgacaccAAAGCTATCCGaatgtaccgggggcagaccggggtcgacccaggaaagttaaacgaacgcacccattgttcaTCACTTGCTTTCGTTCACCCAGACATAGGGATGGCCAGTAGTCCTACAAAAGTCAAGCCAATGTCTGCGCAGTGGTAGAATATTAGCTACACAAATTCTTACGAGAACAACTGACAGACCAAAGTAGACACAATCACATGGCTTTACTGCAAAACCAAATATTAACATGTACTTACTTTCAAAGCTAATCTTCTCTGTGATGTTCTTAGTTTTAATACTCTCTTCTTGTTGGCTGATAAAGACTCGGTTTCCATCTAACGGCTTCCAGCCATACTTGTTCATCCATTGGTTCAGCTCCTGGTCGCTCAGGTAACCTAGTAAATCTCCCAACTGCTGCCTATCAATTGTTTGGTATGTGATTCGTAAAATGTGACAAATATCTGCAAGAGGGGAAGACAAAAACCAGTAAATATTATACTACAGGGTGAGCCAAAGTTGACTGggattggtgatgtttttcaaaacaaacatgacaCTCAAAAGTTCAGTAAAGCATCAATCACTCTTTCCTGCttattacaaagaaaaaaagaagaaaatttaTCATTCCTAAGAAAGAGAAGTTAtgtcaattttaaaaaaaggtactcattttgcaagctgAACACAGTATATGTATTGGTTGCATTGCGACAACCTGCAGGCGATCAAGAATTCTGGTTGATTTGCCGGCGGGCGATAGAAAAACCAAGTTTTGGGAAAcccatgcaaaaaaaataaaagtgattGGGTTAGCATAAACAAATCAAGCCTTCACTCACATTTTCTAATGGAATCTTTAAATCCTGTTATTCCTGCAAACAGTGTACTCGTTGCTCCATCACACTCgctctgaaaataaataaaaaataaaaaaacagtaaGTATTTCAAAACCATAAACAAACGTAAATTCACGCACAATTGATACAAAAAACCTGAAACATTGACACCATCACACAAGTCAAGATGTATTAACGATGAAGAAACAATGCAAAAACGCAACACTGTGTAAGAATCAGCCGATGAAACCTATTTTGACCTCTACTCCAAGGCACCCTACTCTAATGAGGTCAGGTGTATAAGGTTTATAGCTAACATTCTTGACTTACCCAGAAGCTCTTGAATTCACAGGTTTCCAAAAGGTTCGCAAGATACATGATGGTAACCAGAGGAGGTTCTTGTTGCTGAAGGAATTCAAGATTGTCAAGGAAAGTCATCAAATTCATTAGACGACAGAAGGAATTTTAttagaataaataaattattttaacttCATGAGGTGGGTATCATATCTGACTGATCAAACCAAACAAATTGATGAGTTAGGATTAGGAAtgatgtaaaaaataacaactgGTCTGTGAGACTCAGTGAGTCTCAGTACTTAAAGACATTAACTGACTTTTCTTGTGCGTAATGTACAATTCGAATTTAGATTTCTTGACTCGATAGTTCTTGTCTGTATTGTAGCATGCAAAGTAGCGACACAACAAAGACTACCATCACATTTATGCAGTCACACTACACACAGAGACACAGCCAAACAAAATTGGACACTTGAATCTTGAGACCAAATCAAACAGTACCAATTTAAAATTGGCTAGGTCAATGAAAAAGCGAATATCATCAAAGATTTTGCCGGCTTGAGTAAAGGATACATGAATCTCATCTATGAGACATTTGCAGAGGATGAAGTCTGTGTGGGGAAGGTTCGTCAGTGCCTTTAGGAGGACTGTGGCTGCTGTGCTGACCTTGAATGTGCCTGGATTCAACTGGTATCTGGTAAACAAAACCCACAAAATTAGTTGTGTTAGTCGCGTAACTTTTTCCTAATTCAGCTTTGATGTGAAATGTAAGCTTTAGAAATTGAACTTTAaatagtgtcttgcttaaaataACCCAGCTATACAAAACAAAGTCAAAAGGCCATTTGAGATATGGTTGACCCACTCATGTGATACCATTAGGTTTGAGGTACACTTgtttgtatacacccaaaccaaacaatgcactcctatagtgtccaaCATAACTCAAAAGGCTAATGGATACATACAATGTTTGCATGAGAAAGGACTTTTCCCAAAATTAAAGGTGCTTATTTTTGAAAGCATGCATTATCATGTGACCCTCAGGTACGAAAGAGCACACTGAAAAAGAGTGATCTCTGATTTTGCATGAGCATCTCACTAAGGAAAACATAACTAACTTTCAAGACGCAGAAAGGTTTCTTACAATTTCAAAACAGCTAAGTTGGCTTCAAGATCGTATCTGTTCTCTGTTGCCTGAATCTCGACGTATCTTTCCAACTTTCCAAGATTTTCAGGGTTGTATCTGTTAGGAGAAGGCAAACAGAGAAAAGTGTAGAGGCACAACATATTTATTATGATCAGGCCTGACAGAGCGTAATCCTGAAATTTTGTAACCGGCAAATGCAATGTTTATATTAAAGGTTAAATAGGATTCCTCTATGGTggaattaaaaattatttaaattggTTTATAGAACTCCAGGTGCGCACCGTGCGTGTGAAAAAATTTCTCCTTTTCCTCTCTCAGCTATCAGACCCACATTTTTTACaacaaatgaaattaaatgaaataagtTATGATGTTCATAATCGTTCTGTCTTTGGCAGAACAAAAAAGATACAAAATCTGGCCCCaaatttttcattaaacaaattGGTTAGTACTAAGACATTTTTGGTCATTCTTGATTCTTGGTCATGACTGAAATATTGATGTTTCAAAAGACCATCTTTCATGGATTCTAAAATTTTAAGTTGAACACCGTGGATAGAGTAAAACACAACTTCCAAGTAAACATGGTAAGTAAAAGTGGTGCCGCCATAAATATTAAATATGGAAATCCTTTATTGCGTTTATCACTCATGACTCAGGATGTGTACTGTACTAATAACTATATTATATAGGGCCTTGAATAACACATTACTTTATTTAACCACATTTTACTCGCTTCCAACAAACATCTTTGCTGACCGGTGCTGAAATGGGAAAAattttcgtatggcgccaccacttttttattataataataatattaataataataacttggggggataatcgtccttactcgcagctagagctgaattgcgaaggacgcagctACAACATGtacgagaagcaggcatgcaagggtgcattcagctgccagccacatcaacccattatgccacggagcacagccaagatcgaaagtgtttgattttttcctgagggaggaaaaccggatgatctggaaaacccttgtggcacagcagagaaccatcgcacaactcaactcacatatggccctggccgggaatcgaaccggggtcaccttgccttggtgagaggcgagcgctttacgcacaagccaaccattcattcaaaatgaaataatatagtatctcattaaacctcaatgagatatccttttttcaggcatgtgagtatcaaaaaaaaaggggaaaagagAGAACCgggaaagaaaaagaggaaaagataatattcctataatatacttttgtacacagaaagtgaagaaaaaaagagaacaatcaaaaccccaaaagaggaaatcagctgaaaagaggaagtctcacatgcctgctttttataaaaatcggtgaaaaagtggtgtgccatatggaaagttatccctgaAATGTCCAGCGTATTCGGTAATAAATGCTGGTCACATCATGTTTATCATCTCGCCAATAAAACacaactcccataaatggccgactgtgttagtcaacgaggtagaaggaaaaccgtgcagttttgaggcatgtttgcgtggatcattgtattctacttttaaaacatctttctacccatatgccttttataacaaacggttacaaatgcttttcaaagaccaactcgaccgatccaaggcaacgtgttcctttaagtttgtaccctcagaatttgtgtcatgatttttgaaagtggtaaaaatggggcaaatctggtgactagctgtcgaaattgtacgtgttggactaGATTAACCGTTGCCGCTCGAACctatctcgtaaccctccggcctggggGTCGTCGGGAGGATGgtaacgttatcgcaactaaccaCCAACGCCCCGGGTTGTTGCATggaatttctacctccatccaTGGTTGTTGCAAAGTCGCCCCAGTCTGACATTCCTAttctttcctccatggtcaccctaaacaatgtcgcccccaaccAAATGTCGCCCCAACCAAATGTCGCCCCCAACCATGCCAAATGTCGCCCCCGCTGTCTgtagcaaagtcgccccattCGTTTACACACAACAAAACCGCCCCATTCGTTtacacacaacaaaacaccaCACAGCTGGATCCAGCTCGTCGGCAAAAGCAGTTGAAATAAATGAACAGAGTTAATGAATTCAATAATCTTTAGGCACACTGGCGATTTGTAACAGTAGTGTGAAATACGCGGAATCCCACGGAAAATAAATACTTCTGCATAAACCAAAGAACAGCATGTTTACCTATCAATTCCCTTCAGCATGGAAGTCACTGTCGCACGAGCCTCGTCAAACGCCATCTTGAAATTTGAACTGGTACTACTCCCGAACACAACCTGCCAACACACAGGGATTTGGAAACCAGCTAACTTTTCCCCTGCAATGCACTACACGTGTGTGTCGCCGCGAACTCAGCAGTAGTACGACGTGTggggccggtgtcagatgcaattgtgtccgccatgcaatacggacacaactgcatgtgcaaatgtgtccgggcggacacaattgcattatgcagcagcgtccgggcggacacgattgcatgcaAAACTGTCcggaggacataattgcatgcgaccaCGGCCGTGTAAATCAACCTCATTCCTAATCCTCTCGCACTCGCTCGGCGTAAAGTGGACAACGTACATGTCCAATTTTTTGACTGAGTAGAAAAAAAGAATTTACTTTcaagtaaaaacattttttcaaaatcttcaTTTTCTGCTAGCAgaaattttgaatttattttttgccAGTGACTGGCGGTCGAAAAGTAGAAAACCCAAATTTCCAAACTTGTACTGCTGTCTTACTGAGCAGAAATTTGAATTTTACTTTTTGGACCAAACCAATTTTCCAAATTTGTACTAGCAGAAttattgattttactttttggaccaaaccattatttcaaaatttctgCTAGTAGAATTTTGGATTTTACTATTTGGATTTCACTTCGGTCCTCGACCTTAGCCTACACGTTTTCTCATTGTTTCTGCAAAATGTCTTGCCCAATTAAAAATTTCGCCATAAGGGGATCACACAACAATGTCACACACAAATGATGGTTGGCTGGACCTTAATTTCAAGATCACGGTTATCTTGTCCCCAAATTTGGAAATTCGGTTTGTCTACTTTTCGAACGCCAGTCACTGGCAAAAAGTAAATTCCAAATTTCTGCTAGCAGAAAAtgaagattttgaaaaaaaggttttacttGAAAGTAAATTCTCATTTTCTACcatcaaaaatttgaaaattgcgTTGTCCAGTTTCCTCCATTCTCGGCGGCACAGCAGGTCGCTATCACTACTGGTTTCTCGTGTTTTACTACTGAGGAATCAGTTGATAGGGGTTGTGGATGGGAGtgccctccctcccccccccccaaatttaaccCCGTGACGTGCTTGGACCCGCCCCATAGGCCCTATAGTGATTCCTTCAAAGTTGTTTGCataaaatgtagatgtataggCGCATAGGCCTATAGGCGCCTTTTGCCTTATGCGCCTTGATAGGCGATCTATTTGGGAAGCCCTATTCTTACCTGCACATCATATAACAATATTAGAGACAGTTTAACAAGGGCGCTGAATATAAAGGAGATTTGTATGAaaatacattaattttgttcGGAAGATTGGCAAGCAGTAGACCTACGTTCGGCTTTACTCAATCTGGTGCTTTCTCGCCAGGCCCCCACTCGCCTCTGGCGTTCCATTGCGAGGTTAGTGGCAGTGATTATACTGCATTGGGCGGAGTcggtgggggggggtgggggtgaacAGAACAACGTCATAAAGTCATTGCccgatacccccccccccccccccgctgttGAATTGAACCGCACTCTCACGATCTAACAACCATGACTTGAGTAGTGCCACATTGCTTGAGCAGGCACACGGACAAAGCATCCGAACACCTGATGTAATGTTCGTCCCTTTTGTAATTTACAGATCTTAAACTATGGGTCACGCATCCCTAAGTTTTCGCTATGTTTCGTATTGTATACTTTAGCCGTGAACCCTTTCACATCGCTAAATAGTGTCGTATATCCAACAGCGCTGTTTTGTCTAAAATATCGAATAACAATACCCATAACACAATACCAGTGAATTAACACATATTCCAGACTTCCGTTTGCAATAATATCGACTACGATCAACACCTCTTCCTACAAAATTGCGTGCTCATGAGAGTTGAACGAACTTGGataaaaacactaaaacaaaggCATCTGCAAAATTTATAACAAGGTGGGAGGTTTTGCACTTCGCAAGCCCaattgtttctctttcacgTGGAAATGTTGAAATGTTGCCCTGTCACACCCCCATGCCCCCGCCCCCTCCGTGGTAGAGTTTCTCTTTCGCATGGTTAACTttgctttgaaaaaaacaaccttgtcacacatgTGAGGTGTgtgaatctaattctgaggtctcgaattcaagctcgtggaaaattacttctttctcgaaaacaatatacgttacttcagagggagccgtctctcacaatgttttataatatcatcctctccccattttactcgttaccaaataaggttttatgctataattattttgagtaattaccaaaagtgtccactgccttcaaacgCCACTTAAAGCcagactagccttcactgttggtgtatctcaacatatgcataaaataacaaacctgtgaaaatttgagctcaatcggtcatcgaacttgcgagataataatgaaagaaaaaaaccatcttgtcacacgaagttgtgtgcgtttagatgttgacaaaacactatatttttatacgtcatgtttcgccgggcactgagttgcgtagtcatagtaagattgcgtacactttcttgctggctgccaaaacacaaaggttttgcccgatcatgttatggttttcgtgtgacgtcagaggttcGTTTCTCGTTACCAACAAAAGGCTTACGGATtcatgtgtggtgaagaggttttaaacgtatccgctcggccacgtcACCCTACTGTATACCATTACCACCAAGAGACCCTTAAAAGGTGTGGTACTTTTGTGGCAGTCTGTGTTGTATGTTCACTGCCTCAAGCTCATCCCAACCTCAAACCAATGTATTACTTcatataaactgctcacaaaaagtaaggacacttttttcaatccagtatatttgttattatttaatactctctttgtatatggtatatatcaatgcaaagctgaactgttcctctttaaaatgataccacatttgcaatggttacatgttgctgaacttggctacacgaataacaatgaggcaaagtcacaaatcaaatgtgccaaaattaccgttgtctgtgaatggtcaataggtaatgatcaataatcaaaccgatgcaagcttttcagaaccattacgcaaagatttgcaccagtggacacaattaaccctcatcctgcaaaaacaccttttttgatgggtatttgcaagacgatATTCTTCAGCCAaatgcagtcccatacttgcagactcttgGACCAAATGCCATCTTTCACGATGAAAACGCTCGCCCCCATCGACcccgactggtgactgactacctgaaaaatgttggggtgcaccggatggattggcccgctaacagtccagacctgaatcccatggaacatctgtgggaccagcttggcctcgctgtccgcgccagaaccaccaatacatcaactgtggctgacctaaccaggttccttagtgaagaatggaacgccatccctcatcatcagcgcatcacaagacttgtgtGCAACATGAGGAGAAGGTGccaggctgtcatcaacgccttcggatcgtccactcgttactgaacttttgtatcaataaagtatattataagatcagtaagttgtcttgctctattacaaacttcttgtctcaataaagtggattaagatcagtaagttgtcttgcttgtttgaattacggtgtcaatttgattgttcacacagtaacacaaaattgctaattttggcacatttgatttgcgACCTTGTCTCGTTCTCATTAgcgtggtcaagtccagcaacatgtaatcattgcaattgtggtatcattttaaagaggaacagttcagctttgcaatgatatatacaatatacaaagagagtattaaataataacaaatatacaggattgaaaaaagtttccttactttttgtgagcagtttacaaCATGTTGAGAATAGGTTCACTTTGGGGTAGGCCTAATGTGCTAATGGAAACCTTTTGGAGTAAAGTGGTTATGCAAAAAGATACCATTTTttatccccccccaaaaaaaaaaatgaatctgaaaagcgtttCCGTCAGAAacgtttttcagattgtgtattgaAATTTCGGGTTAATCTTCCATGCGTGGCGAAACTGCTCCGAATTTTCGGCTGTGTGTAAACAAAAACGCCACACCATATGaaattaaatttgcacaggtaagTGCTGTTGTATTTTATGATtgatgacactggacactattggtaataattgttaaagaaaagtcttctcacatgcatacaataacaagccggtgacgtttgagctcaattggtcgtcgaaattgtgagaaaataatggaagaaaaaaacacccttgttgcacaagttgtgtgctttcagatgcttgatttcgatacctcaaaatctaattctgaggtatcgtaatcaaattcaaattagcaagaaattgcttctttctcaaaaactacgttacttcagagggagccgcgcttctcgcaatgttttatgttttatattgatcGTTGACaagtaatttttatgctaacaattattttgagtaattaccaatagtgccaagtgcctttaaaacaatcgaacgaaTCAAAAAAACTACTGGTTGATGTCTATTTCATTTCAAGTTGTTTTTCTCCATTTTGCTCAGTTTGGTCGACCCAGACAGCAatggtattatttttttcccacgaTAGAATTCAATTCACATGCGTCACACAAGTCATCAAAACAAACGAGTTGTGATCGTTATCCAAACGAGGCAATTATGAACATCTGTGTACATTCATGCAGACAAGGTTAACACCTGTGCACATACAGGTGTTCAAAATTGCATATTAATTTTAGACTTTCATGTGAACAAATTTAAATgcattaatgaaagaaaaacacaaatgcTGATTACATAAACACTGCCCTGTAATAGAGGCAGAGTTGATTTCCATTGTCGTCTCAAGGTGCTAACTCCGACTTTCTGTTATTCGTAAGTTGCCCCGAAAATTTGCATTAAAACCATAATTATCTCTTTCCTAGACGGgctaataaaactaaaaaatgATAAGTGGCAGATAATTAAAAAACGAAGAACGGATCTCACGTCCATAAAACCAGATGGATAATTTTTACAACGCGCCCATTGCCAGCTACAACTATAGTCGTACACATTTAATTGCCCCTTCTCCTGATGATTTTCGATTAAAAACAGCATCACCTGTCAAAGCTCTTTTAAAATTGTCAAGTGCAATGGACAAAAGTGTTTTATATGTCTAACACATTTCTAAGCATAACTTTTGGACCCACTTTTTCACATGTTTAACCTAAAACATGTttatatttgtgtgtgtgtttaaacCAAAATAAGCAGGTGCCAGAATGATACACATTTAAATGTTATTATGTTTCAAAGTGGCCACAACAAATATGTTTAAACTCTTAACGTGCACCGTTTTTACACTGGAGtatttctgatcaacagagtgagAGTTCGGGTGTCAATTAGACACTCATTGCTTTAGTCCTTTGGAAAGGCGGATGTCATGTTTGGTCTGTAATACACGTAAGGAACtttagaaaaaataaaatattacacTAGTCGCGGCAAGAGAATGGGTTTGCCCCCCTTGCTTCTGGCAGTGGCTGATAGGCGGACCCCAGCACACTTTAACTCTTTGCTATTATAAATCGGTACAATAGTTCAAAGACTTGCCTTTGAAATGTTTCTCTTTCCTGTGCCTTGTCCACATTGGTAGATCCGTGAGTTATTTCATCCTTTAAACAATCTCAGCTcatgtggagtatacagccggtgCTGCAAGTTACTGCACTCCAAGCTAAttattcacataaaccatctctgccctcacaggtacccattttacccctgtGTGAAgggaagcaatggttaagtgtcttgctcaaggacacaaaagacacaagtgtcaggaccgGGATCGAACCCACATCCCGTTGACTTTActatcagaacttgagtccgatgATATCggcattattttatttataaaacataaaaattattTCGGTGGAAATCAGGCATTGAAACTTTACGAAccaattgaaataaaacaaaggtTGTACATgcacatttaaaaaagaaagggaaaaaaaggcCTATATGGATTGT encodes:
- the LOC139933786 gene encoding eukaryotic translation initiation factor 3 subunit K-like, encoding MAFDEARATVTSMLKGIDRYNPENLGKLERYVEIQATENRYDLEANLAVLKLYQLNPGTFKVSTAATVLLKALTNLPHTDFILCKCLIDEIHQQEPPLVTIMYLANLLETCEFKSFWSECDGATSTLFAGITGFKDSIRKYICHILRITYQTIDRQQLGDLLGYLSDQELNQWMNKYGWKPLDGNRVFISQQEESIKTKNITEKISFESVASVMKLSQ